The genomic stretch CTTCACTCTAGAACGCGTTTACCCcaatccgtgcgggaatcgaacccgctacccgtagcgcggcagccagttgcccagccacagcactaaccgtgcagtcaaaaattaaaaatcaattgtattgctaatgtagcatggatttccgcaaagtaacgcctgattttATTCTATATATACAGGATGTCCccgaaatcgacgtccaacaggcactagatgatcggcaaggttccaactgttatcagaaaaatatttaaaaaaatcctaaaaaaatattaaaaatataaaaaaaagtcctacagtttttaaattacagtgacttatgtgttatccacgaaaaagtacaccctgtgccagtcttttgactcttgttgctacaaatctttattttttcgtctgcagtcttccttactttatcctgaatagtgttttagtaatatggaatcataaattctcaGCCGTTGAAATTTtaggacgtcgatttcagggaccaAATTCCTGTGTATAAAAAActgatactaataaaaaaatagttttagtatGTTCCGTGGCCGCTAAAGACGTAACTGACTACCATCTCTATGACGACCATATGGGCACACGGGATAAGCAAAAACTGATACTGTTGGCCGAAGAATTGATGAAGGAAGCTCTGCTACGCATGAGACAGCTTTACGCCATTAAAGATGAACACACACCGTACACTCCGTTTCACATCGGCTTAATTATTGGTAATAAcatcatttattgttttttctatcgtataagctggtaaacgagctgacggatcacctgctggtaagcaatcgccgccgctcaaggacacttgaaacaccagaggcgttacaagtgcgttgccgaccttttgggttTTTTTTCAGGAGGGAAATCTTCcaatggagtgtcagactcttactgactaaaaaccaccccgttccttctcctgcttgtcgagccggagccccggtaaacccgctaggtagtccgcagcttggctttttggggtttaggaatttaagggttcttggagAATATAGGAAgaggggttattgggcctccagtaacctcactcacacaacgaaacacaacgcaagcgttgtttcacgtcggttttctgtaaagccgtggtatcactccgaacGAGCCAGCCcgttagtgccgaagcatggctctcccacatttattaCGTATGATTAAACCCcctctaattaatttaataaagattaaaaacttCCCTATTATTTGATAACAGGAAAGGCTCGCGAGAAATACCGCTACATGCTGGATCTCTACCAAGAGCTGCTGAACAAGAGGAACAAACGCCTGGCTCTCTACCCGCCAGGGATGAAACTCCTCAAACCTATTCATTACATCATTACGTTGGAACTGGTACATTACTTGGAACTCGAGATTGAGTCTCTTATGCATGTACTGGAGGAAATCTTACCAGGTGCAGTATtcgtattcaagtatttattgcatctataatgtacacaggggccttagtctgctattacaattgtgtcagaatggtcgatcgttgatcagtgcaagagggacggagctatacaacctacatatcTCCAtccctcttttttttttttttttgaggggggaaaatcatccaatgacttttctcgccttgggcgaggcgagagggagtgtcagactcttactgactaaaaaccaccccgttccttctcctgcctttcgagccggagccccggtaaacccgctaggttgtccgcagctccggattaggcatcagtcctattgggccccatctgtggtggtctgatggctctttgaggcgcgcgcggaacgcgacgcgccgcacgcacgggtctggttctggtcgggcggcgaactacccttgctcgccgtccgcaggcccgcacttacggtggccggagatcgtcacgcgatccccgacgcccggagtgtctctcgcgacggctggggcgtgaggaggttcgttctctcacg from Spodoptera frugiperda isolate SF20-4 chromosome 19, AGI-APGP_CSIRO_Sfru_2.0, whole genome shotgun sequence encodes the following:
- the LOC118281255 gene encoding uncharacterized protein LOC118281255 isoform X4, with the protein product MRAMSAFSIIMKSNLIIMLCLFIIIASFLVCSVAAKDVTDYHLYDDHMGTRDKQKLILLAEELMKEALLRMRQLYAIKDEHTPYTPFHIGLIIGKAREKYRYMLDLYQELLNKRNKRLALYPPGMKLLKPIHYIITLELVHYLELEIESLMHVLEEILPDLKTTNIQVGGPPDYRAAAEEDAKEERKKRKEEMKKQRPPQRSRKEEKQKSILRQKYLMKKLGMPSNMTTTEKRFLHQWPVEETWNLEKYNYY
- the LOC118281255 gene encoding uncharacterized protein LOC118281255 isoform X2 — encoded protein: MRPNNLFPTRLFSIIMKSNLIIMLCLFIIIASFLVCSVAAKDVTDYHLYDDHMGTRDKQKLILLAEELMKEALLRMRQLYAIKDEHTPYTPFHIGLIIGKAREKYRYMLDLYQELLNKRNKRLALYPPGMKLLKPIHYIITLELVHYLELEIESLMHVLEEILPDLKTTNIQVGGPPDYRAAAEEDAKEERKKRKEEMKKQRPPQRSRKEEKQKSILRQKYLMKKLGMPSNMTTTEKRFLHQWPVEETWNLEKYNYY